gctgccaaaGCATTACAGACgaagaagtgtcagtgctaacggagctaaaggagctaacagagctgacggagctgaccagtaaatagagtactaatttaattaatgacgtggtatcggatcggtgcctggacttcagtactcgccgataccgatgccagcaTTTTTGGCAGTATTGGCGCAATTTCCGATTGtggtatcggaatcggaacaaCTCTACACCAAACAGCCACTTAGAGTATTCAGCCTTCTTTGAGTGAGTGGGAGAGGTCCTAAAAGGGTGCCAACAATGGACTCTATCGTCTCACTGGGTGATTTCAAATGTCATATTGGCAATGGCCTGTCCGATCTGATTCCAAGCAGTCAGTTGCTTCTGGGCTTTTTTACTCATCATGGTCATCCACAACAAACATCATGTACAAACACAGATGCTCATTAGTGTACATGGTACCACAGCTCGTGGGAACTCAGGTCAATGATCCACTTTGTTGTTGGTTCACCTGACCTGGGATGGCATGATCTGGACACTGGGATGAAGAGAGTTGTCAACTTATCACCATCCGGGGGTGAGCTGGATCAGGTGGCAGGGGAGACTGTGGGCCAGACCCACTAGACCCAAGCACATATTGAGGGTATGCTGAGAAAGACTATAGCAGAGGGTTGTGTCTCAAATGATTCCAACTTCCAGCTTTAACACTCTTAACCCTTCACTGTTATCAATTCaattattaatccaaattccaaatGAGTATCTTATTTTATCCTTGACAGATATCAACAAATAAGTCCCTCTGTCAAGGTGCACTAGAAAATGCATAACATCCTTCTCAGGCTCCCTGGGAAATTCTCTGCAGGGTTAATGGAAATGAGACTCCAGATGAACGTCAGATCACAGATACAGGAGAATCAACCATGGATTGTGTTCTTGTAGACCAGTGTGTCACCCTTTCACAGATTGTTCAAAGGGCATGTGAATTTGAAAATTCAGTCTACATGTTCCTTGTAGACTGTGAGGAAGCTGGCAGCCAATCCTCACTAGTCAGGTGTATTCTGCCACCCGCATTcgattttgtacatttttatttagtttCTGTCCCTCACACATTTATTTGGGTCTTCATTTAGGTGAATgcattgcatttcttttacaaatgGTTTTGTGTTAACAACTGAAGATTGGATCCTGATTTAGTTAGTTTTCACACCCATTTCCTTATTTGACTTCTCATCAGTTCTCCTTCTTTGAGGTGATTGATTTGGGCACCGGCATGGAGGCATGCCCACGTGAGTGCAGGCCAGCTGAAAATCATCATTCTTATTGGACTGGCCCAAGTAAAACCCAATGGGGAGGTTTCACCGGGGGGATTTGTAATGTATGGTTTAAAAGAAACTTAATGGGTAACTTAAGATGGACAAAGTAGGACTAATTGTTATTGTACATAGGGTAACTTATagctcatgtccggagtttccgttcgtttccaacgtatgtatcatttttcaacagagttTAAATGTgatagtctggttcgatactacaagataatattagcataaagcaatataaaaatttatttatgagccccgccttcgtctcatagacccccgtgttatccgaaaaagcgccggtcagcttcagccaatagatttcgagcttccgcattctcgtgttgtcaatcaaagtgtgcaagcagccagagagcacggccgctcgcccaggcagaggtgagttagctacgcagcagctgccccgcttacctcggatatatccatggtctgctgaacatccaccataaacagctaaacatgtaggatgctgtaggacttggaggctctcattttcacccgacagataatggcGTGCACAactaaaggggcgtggcttggtcgctcatgaaagcagagggagggcgcaacctgagacattggattaaaaaacaacctctctctttcaaaactccagacacgagctttaactgtAAATAACACTAATGAAATAACTGACAACGTAATTGAACATTACCCTCCGAATTTCACATGGGTGGTTTGGTCGTAGCTATTTAAGGGATTTGGGTAGATATACCAGGGTCACCTGTTGTTTGTGGAGGCTAGAGGCAGTCACTTTGTCCTGGTGTTATGAATAAATGGAAGACCTCTGGAAGCTGTTCATTTGTCATTCTCAGATGTGCTGGCCATCCCGGGCTTGTAAGAGGCCATCTTAACAACTAAAAATCTGACATAGACTTCGAAAAAGGCTGTCATCATGTCCGTCAAGATGTCTTGTAAGTGTTGAGGGAGCATAGAGTATCAAAACTGCTGCTTCAGGCTCTCAGTCTTTGTACTTCCATTGTGAGAAGTGCATCCCTACTCGGTATGAAACCTGACTTGGACAAGGTGGGCACTGGACTCTGCCAAAGTTGTGCTTCATCACCCAAACTGTAGTTTTGGTTTCAGACTGCAGCAGAGGCCAGAATGGCATAAAGTGGAGGTGCTGGAGGGTGTCACCtctgttttggtttggtttggttcaGTTTTTTGCTGGATTTGATACAGTTGGGATGTGCATCAGTATCTCCAAATCCAAATCTGTGGTTCTCTCATGGAAAAGGGTGACAGATCCTCTCCAGATCAGGACTGAAAACATTCTCCAGGTAGAGAAGTTCAAGTAtgtttggatttatttattgagcTCTACCACAGATCAGAACAGGTGGCTTAAGTATTGATGCCACTGCACCATACTGTTATGGTGATGAGagagctgagctcaaaatgaaAGATCCCTGTTTACCGGTTCATCAGCATCCCCATCCTCACCTATATGGCCATGACTCAAGACCTAAGTTCATGACTAAACGAAAGACATTGTGGGTAAAAATTGCCTGTGTTCTGCACAGGGTGGTGGGCATCAATCATTGTCATAGAGTGAGGAGTTCAGCCATCTGGGAGAGACTAAAACTCAAGTTGCAACTCTTCCACAGTGAGAAGAGCCAGTTGTAACAGTTATAGTCACATGCGCCTGTGATCTTTAATAGCTGTATCAGAGAAGGATGGACGTTTCTCTCCAAAAATAACAAAGAACTAAGATTTAATCATAACTATCCATAGAAATATGAGGTAGTGAAAAAAATTGATGCATGTgctgatgaaaacatctgaaaatgaTTGGATTATCAAATAAATCTAGATACTTAATTATATAAAGATGAAAACTTATGTCAACACAATGTCACCTTTTCATAGGTCAACTTGCAACGAACAGCAACAAGGACATACCTGGACCTGCTGGTTACTATTACAAAGGTCTGTGGAGTTCACTGAGTGGCTCCACAGTTAAACGATTCAATAACGCCTCAGCCATCAGCCAGTGCCTCAAAGACAAGGTGGTTCACATGTATGGAGACTCTACAGTCAGGCAGTGGTTAGAATTCCTCTCTTCAGAACTATCAGGTAATTTCCCTGAAAAAAATTGTGACACCTTTAATCGAATAGATCATAggttttatctgctcttttctAACTCTTTCAGATCTCAAGGTATATAACCTGCACAACATGAAGCAGTCTGGACCTTACGTGGCACTGGACTATGCCAAAAACATCTTTGTGACATACCGCTGCCATGGCCTTCCTATTCGTATTGCACCTTCACCAGTGACAGAACTACATTATGTTGCCAATGAACTTGATGGAGTAACTGGAGGGAAGACCACAGTTGTAGTTTTTGGTGTCTGGGCACATTTTACCACTTTCCCCATCAAGTACTACATCCGTCGGTTAATGAGCATCCGCAAGGCAGTTGTTCGACTACTTGCCAGAGCTCCAGCTACTCGAATTATTATTCGGACGGCAAACCTAAAAAGGATTTCAACTCCCCTTTCAGCACTGGTTGGTGGTGACTGGCTTTCACTGCAACGTGACAAGATACTCAGGACCATGTTTCAGGGAATGGATGTTTATTTCGTGGACGCCTGGGAGATGACTGTGGCTCACTATCTCAAGCATGACATCCACCCACCCCGTCCCATCATTAAGAATATGATTGATGTTGTTTTGTCATATATTTGCCCTTGAAAGTAAGGGTACAAACCTGAATTGTCATGAATATGCTTCATAATTGTTAGGGGTTTTTATGCACCCAAACTTTCTCTGCTATTTGTAGACTCTGATGTTATTTAGGTCTTAAGTAAATTTACTTCACAGACACACGATTTAGGGTACAATTGTGATGACAgagtaataaactgtttaaagtgaaatacaaaaatatttcattaaatgcAAATTATTAATTGTAGTGAGTGGATATTTACTCATCAATAATGTCAAGTAAACAGTCATTTGGGAGTGAATAAATCACAGAGCAATTTAACCATTGCATCATTGATTAATGACATGTTATTGTTCAATCATCAATGCCATAAATGACCAACTTACTGAAAAATGGATAAATTACCGAAAATGAACTGTGGGAAATTCAGAATTATGAATAACATAAATTTTTGATTCATTAATAATTCTTGGGCACGATGTTGAAACCAAGGCGAGTTACCAAACTCCAGTGTCAAAAAGGggaaaaatcatttaaatttgTTGTCACTCTTCAGGGTAAACATCTGTTTAAACTGTCATAGAAGCATGAGAACAACACATACAAAAATGACTTGTCACAAATACACTAAAAATTACAATGAAACACAATTTATTATCATGTCTACGTTTACATTCTACAAAGAAAGTACTCTTAATGAACACATCAATAAATACTTAAGACACACTCAATGTGTTAAAAAGGCCAGGTTGTTGTTATTTGTCTGGTTCTTGCACCCCCTTGTGGAGAGTTTTATTAATattgtttaattttgatttgGCACATTTTTGGCCACCCAACGCTAGGACCCAGCTATGTTTccaatgaaaacaagaaatgtTCAAGTTTCTCCCTGAAGTTGttgaaaatgatgtgtgtgCATCAGCAAGTAATTGCAAATTTGCAAGGACAAATTTGTGATTACATATTATTTCTATGTGCACAGAGATTGTTATGGAGCCCCGCTGGTGTCAGGGTGCAGAATATTTTGTTAAGGTGAGGGAACACCTTCTATTGTGTGGGCACACGTTATTAAAGCATTATCTCGCTATAATAAAGCGAAGGAACAGAATAAATATGGCGTTAAATTTAGCACACCTCTATGTTCTTGATGAGTGCTTGTGATCTGAGAGGATGCATGCTGTTCACGCAAACGCAACACGGTGACTGGCAAAGGAAACAATAGACATGATTtatgatgttttattttattttcatattggGCTAACATACAAATAAATACTTGCTTCTATTTCATCCAATGGATTCATTATAAGTCTAAGCCATCTCAATAGGATTCTGAAAGCTAATGAGCTTTGCCGTCATACTTTCGCTGATGTTGGAACAATTTGAAACAATAGACGTCATCATCAGTCAACTGGATGCCCATGGTCGCCTCCACGGATACGGCTGGATGCACACGAAGTGCTTGGAGCATGGTATTCAAGTCAGAAAAGAAGATGTTCGGATTATTATTCAATTACTTGTAGCATTACAAAGACCGTATTTATTCATAAAtacttttgatgtttttttctgatattttaaattatttttacgGGAAGAACTGAATGAGATTGTGGCTGTATGAAATGCACACTGGAGTAATTCATAGGAGAGAGTGACCAGAGTTTTATTTCTAGTTTCCATTCTATCAAGTTTGCATGCCAAGGGTGTATTTTTTGCTTATTATCTACAGATGTGCCTTATGTCTTGGAAATATATTTCTAAAAATTAAGCTTACTGGTATCAAAGAACAACTTTGTGTGCATTAAACAATGAATGCGACAATTTCCTTGTTACTGTATGTTTTAATTTCTATAATAAAAAAAGGCTACACTCTCAAAAGAAATGTctagactcaacaaaaaaaaatcaatgcaacagtttgcattagtctttttaagttatggcaacctcTTTAGAAGTTACATTGAACCAACAAACTATATTACTTtgggtgaattcattttttgtcatcagtcaaagatcattttaagtactaattacttaataaatgcaagattttgAAGTTGATAactcaaataaattggctgcccacttttaagtagaaaaaatggttgttttttgttggaCCTTAATAATGTGATTATTTGGGAATACAATGCTGTCATGGGCACTGTGGACTGAGTCTGCACAGGCAGTATCAGGCTTTTAATAAGCCCAGAGGCAAAAGGGAACTATTCTGTTGATCTTTCTCAGTTTTGGAGTAGTAGCAGGAGCAGATTAAATGTTCAATACGTCTCATTCCAAGTTTGAGACGAAAAGTAACGAAATATTTAGATTAACTgaagaacaagaacacaaccaaacacaactaccaataacaatattaacatcagaacatcgaaaaaaatcatgaaatcaatgtttaaatcttgactctctcatcccaaactcccatgatgcattgcggcacttccatcatcattgttaaattcttcaaagagcaCGTTTCCTTTACACTGTGACCAACACTAACCATGCCGATGTGGTGTCCTAACCCCACTAGaactattaaaaataaattttactcaccatgaaatgttgcttgtatcaaggtttttcatcctgctaacccaCTGTCAAATTTGCATGTTGTGTGACGAGAGGGCACTTAAAATGTGAAGTCAATGTTGACATAATTATATTATCAAACCAAGTTGTTAAGTTAAAACAACTTGAATGttgttttaaacccatcaacaatgaattttgagttcaaattgcaagcaaaattaagttgatgtaattaagaacatttttatttattcataacttgaaaaaaataagtttggaACACagaaagtttatcaaaatcaactaattacaatttttttttacttggatccatgtattaaatcaagtggtgctagaagcttctctgagttactttttagagtgtatGATTGACATTAAGCCAATAATATGAGCAATAGAGAGTTGgaaatatttttaataaaggtaaaaaaaaacatcagcataAACAAGAGTTCAAATACAGAATTGCACATTATGCcttgtagttttcttttttccagtaaATACACTGAACTGTAACATTCAACCGTTAAGTGTTGTTTCACTTCTTGGGGAACACTGTATAACCtaccttttactttttcacaaacacatgctgtaacaaaacaacaaattcaaACACTATTCCAAACTATGCAATAGTGAAACTGTGCATTACATctgtttcacaagaaaaactGGAGACAGCTGTGGTAAATAAATCCAAatttttcaagaaaacaaaaagttgttTAAATGAGTTGAAATAGGTTCAAGTAGCCCAATAATTAATTCTTTGAAATTTGCTTATCAATATTAGCCAAAAACTCTAAATGGTGTGGGTGTACTGTACACCACAAACAGTATGACAGCAATTTCCGGTAAGCAAACTAAGCAATTTGCCCAACAtgtaaacaaaataattttacaagGCAGCATTCATCTTGTAACATCACAAGCAGCCATTGTTCAAACAGTAGCAGTGTCTTTTGTAACACATGTCTTACAACCTTGTAACAAAAAATTTTGAAAGTATTTCTTTAACACATACTGGCATCGGGTTAGCAATGGGTTGTAAAAGGTAATCTTTCAAAAGACATTTGTGAAACAAACCAGCCTTTCAGAGAACAGAGGCATTTCTTAAACCATATCCATGTCCCAAACCGAGCTATGTAGACTGCTGACAAAGTCACTGCGGAGGTCTGGGTAATTTTGATAATTCCCAGGTAGCAAGAGATTGCATTAACATGTGTGAGCTTGGGAGTGACATTGGAAGCCAGTCAGATCACTGTCAGCCATCTCCCCAATATATCTCTTGAGTAATTCTCTGGGTGAAATTCCCAGCGTGGTGTTGTCATGCTCCtcaatacattttcaaacaataaGTAATCCCACCCATCATTGCCACACCTCCATATAGGATTCTGCACCTGCAGCCTcttatgttttctttgtttgccaCCTttgttgacacgtctctgtaacacCACCTGGCGGttggggacagtgcctctggattggcagaccggggtggtggtccccctgtttaaaaagggggaccggagggtgtgctccaactatgaGGGTCGacccaaatgaaaccggaatttggtcataaaatactaataatgagtttcgacttttGGCCGTCAgctgtgctacaggtaagcctcatgcatatctgtgaaaaatctgagatcccagagtgacactgacgtctgtcacGCGCTATTTATCGTAACAAAGTGCCGCATTCCTCTGCGATTTCTCCACAGTGGCGACATTGTCCTACAACGCATTGtgagaacagctgagaggatAATTGGTGTACCACTCCCCTCCCTGCAAGACCTATATACCACCTGCCTCACCCGCAAAGCCATCACAATCGTCAGTGATTCAAATCACCCTGCACACAGTCTGTTCACCCTCCTGCCCTCTGGAAGGAGGTACAGGAGTCTCCGATCCCGTACCACCAGACTCACTAACAGCTTCATCCACcaggctgtgaggctgctgAACTCTCTTCCCTCCCCACTCTCAGCCCCAGCCAGAAGGAACACCAGGCTGGCAGGAGGAGTCTCGGAACATTGGACTCTCCCCCCTCCCAAGCTGAGACTCTGCACATGCAAATATGTAAATTgcacacacctgctgcaccaAACTGAGACTCTGCATATGCATATTGCATAGACCTGCTGCTACTGTTATatttatatttgcatttaagctactgcattttatttatttatttagtttaggATTTGTCTTGTTGTGCACTTGTACTTTTACTGTTACAGAAACGTCATCTCGATTCCTTTGTATGTCAAGTACATGTGAAGAAATTGACAATAAagctgactttgactttgactttgacattGACTGGAACGCTTGAGCAgtgcgcaaacattaaattttgctttttgcttggaaaatcagcagcagaaacactcaccttgttgcagcaatcctacaaggatgatgctctggggaataCTCAGGTctatgagtggttcgggtggtttaagaAGGAccagatgtccattgaggatcagcccacataaggacgaccctccacctccgACGGGGGTCTCCTGGAGTTCCTGCCAAAGGATAATAAGCCAGGATTTGGGGCTGTGCCGGGTCTCTGCCAAAATGGTGCGCACACGGccctgcgcgtcacgcagtttctgacGAAAAATGTGATGACTCCTCCCCGATCAGAATTATTCGCCGGATGTGGCCCCGTGTGACACATAATAAATGAAGGACAATATGGTTTTCTTAAACAATGAACTACCTCGATGGCAATACTTGATGCAATTGAAGGAATTACTACGAAcctaaatgaaaaacaatttgtAGCCGATGTCTTTATTGATctcaaaaaagcatttgatacaatTAATCACTCAATTTTGCTCGATGAACTTGATCGTTACGGAATCCGTGGTATTTCTGGTGACTGGttaaaaagttatttaacaaatagaaGGCAGTATGTGAAAATGGGGCAGTATACATCTGAACAACTTGATATTGCTTGTGGTGTACCTCAGGGGTCTGTTTTGGGGCCAACATTGtttaatatttatataaatgatatttttgCTGTATCTGGCTGCTTGAAACTCATTCTCTTCGCAAATGATACAACAATATTCTGTAGCAGTAAAAACTATGATGATCTTGTAAATACACTAAATGAGGAaatgaacaaagtaaaaaatTGGTTGGATGTTAATAAActatctttaaatttaaacaaaaccaaaataatgATGTTTGGCAGTTCTAACAGTCATcttaaagagcaactaacccccaaatcacttttttttttgctgataaactgtataaatgcatgTCTGATGTTGTTGTCTACtcgtttctgacattacttttacaatttagtgcaaacttgtttaaaatcgtatttttgtgacaaaaaccaTCTCACTACCGCCCCAAGTGGTTTAACAGCGTTTACTGCATTTCAATtttgtgattggctggatgatggcatcCAACGTTCGTATCGCCCACGCCCCTGCATCCATCATACGTCATCGAGTACAGCCCTATATAAGCGATGCCTCCCCTACAAGTCGGAGTCGGACCAGAGCGAGCGATCTTTTTCATAGCGATTATCAGATTagcattgttttagcattagcatcattttagcattagAGTTAGTTGGTTAGATCATTTATCGTAGTTCACAGGCGTGATTTAcatagggttggtgggttatgaaaacccacgagcaccccgacgctccgtgctccgagtgagcaccgctctgcgccgctccgacgCTTCGTGTGAGCGCCACACCGCCTGTCACCGGACTCGCTCGGCCAGCGTGCGCTGTCACGACAACTCAGACCTTGAATTTACTGATCTAGTTAATTCTAGTACCGTTATAGTTCTTTATAAAGCATTTAATAAATTGTTGCCAACTAACTTACAACAACTGTTTATTCAAAGAGTAAATGATCACAATTTAAGAGGTTATGGAAAATCTAAACAGCCTTGTGCCAAAAATAATCgtaaatgtttttgtgtgtctgtatgtggagtcaaactttggaacaatttgaaaacccagcacaagcaatgccaaaaGATTCAAATTATTATATAAAAACATGGTCTGGTCACAGTATAAAGAAAGTGGTTCTGAAATTTCTATCAGTATTTTGTTGCACttgtgttattgtgtgctgTTTCCTTACTTTTGTTGGTACTGTTGTTCATTATTATTGCTGCATTCTGTCCATCACCCTTGCTGGGACAGTTCTACTTTACCATTGTTGGTATTTCATTTCTTCCCATTGTGGGTATGTAACCGTTGCTGTAATGTATTTGTTGCCCATGGTAACAAAAATATTCTAATACTTCTGTCACATACTTGCCaaatatttatctgtattttctgttgttttggggTTTGTAATAtagaaatgaacagaaagtgACTTTGATATTATGTCTATAATTTATGTAatgggggtgggattaaataagttcgcttcttcccactccctttcaggcacTTTATTCAGGATATGTAAGCACATGTCTTAtcgtgcgttcacaccggacgcgttgcaagcgtcacgggcgtcgcttttacattcaaagtctctggtggacgagcttcaacgcacCTAATgcgcgtcaggcgcttttcgagcgtcgctttccgagcgtttcgagcgttggcgacaCGCGacacgcgttgcaggcgtcagcgcctgaagttgggaaaattgaactttggaagcatCAATgcgcgcgtcatccaatcacagatgaGCATTCTGAGCGCTGATGAGGGCCAGAAGCTcatcaaactgggcccgggagaggccgCTGGGGTGGCGCGACTCAGTGCGACGCCCGGAGCGGGTCcactccgtaggaccgctgggtgagaccgcgcgtctcggtcctgctgcgggtcgccggggagccggtcggagaggcgggggcggccgaaggtgtgatccgcgtcgcccgccgccaaagcccgaccgggcctggaggctgggctgctgggtcgggggaacagcgctgggcgccgtgccgggcggggggcccccgtggcgggtccagggttcgtgtgtgctctgcttctctctctgcttctctgcttctctgactactccgtgctggagccactcactgcggctggctcacatttcgccgaattcgtccga
The sequence above is drawn from the Salarias fasciatus chromosome 17, fSalaFa1.1, whole genome shotgun sequence genome and encodes:
- the LOC115404722 gene encoding NXPE family member 3-like, with protein sequence MCSVCLPPTQQPQCNYTDLNTGELWFCYKPQNLSCDTRINHFVRKPKPPKAKEDILFKNGVTMNVGIPASGPAHVTVFPKMEDLKVYNLHNMKQSGPYVALDYAKNIFVTYRCHGLPIRIAPSPVTELHYVANELDGVTGGKTTVVVFGVWAHFTTFPIKYYIRRLMSIRKAVVRLLARAPATRIIIRTANLKRISTPLSALVGGDWLSLQRDKILRTMFQGMDVYFVDAWEMTVAHYLKHDIHPPRPIIKNMIDVVLSYICP